A genomic region of Papaver somniferum cultivar HN1 chromosome 7, ASM357369v1, whole genome shotgun sequence contains the following coding sequences:
- the LOC113294151 gene encoding protein FAR1-RELATED SEQUENCE 5-like, producing MCMAFEHFGDVVTFDTTYRTNKYQMPFAPFSGVNHHYGSIQFGCALLQDETEPTFVWLFEKWLEAMGGRHPVSIITDQDAVMCSAVRKVFPDTCHRLCLWHIKKKFGEKLSHIYLSKSKFKRAMKICIHWTYSIVEFEQMWTSLIKEFHLKNNEWLKDLYEIREDWIPVYHRNTFYAGINTTGRSEGADTFFNDFFSPKTNLREFVIRYDQALTKIVETEIAEDYISEHKDRLINENNLILKHAATIYTRNIFDRFRAKFVDSICFRSEEIEGKGNFKIYLVKANEGPAKFTVKLLLDSLKEYCICQYFEFMGLPCKHILRVFNRLEIDEIPSHFIVKRWLKCANLFRVMDETTTWDKYGCAEALRLTHLCRLSTKVWFDASKCDGLYKMALEGIETIATQLAQELRKREQNIDDVVDQVETSNIADQTEKVQIQDPQV from the coding sequence ATGTGTATGGCTTTTGAGCATTTTGGTGACGTTGTTACATTTGACACAACATATAGGACAAACAAGTATCAGATGCCTTTTGCACCTTTTTCTGGGGTTAATCACCATTATGGATCGATACAATTTGGATGTGCACTTCTGCAAGATGAAACTGAACCTACTTTCGTTTGGTTGTTTGAAAAATGGCTTGAGGCAATGGGTGGACGCCATCCTGTATCAATAATTACAGATCAAGATGCTGTTATGTGTTCTGCTGTAAGAAAAGTTTTTCCTGATACGTGTCACCGTTTGTGCCTTTGGCACATAAAGAAAAAGTTCGGGGAAAAGCTCTCACATATATATTTATCGAAGTCAAAGTTCAAGCGTGCTATGAAAATATGCATCCATTGGACATACAGCATAGTTGAGTTTGAACAAATGTGGACCTCTTTAATCAAAGAATTTCATCTCAAAAATAATGAGTGGCTTAAAGATTTGTATGAAATACGCGAGGATTGGATACCCGTATACCACCGTAATACTTTTTATGCTGGAATTAATACTACAGGTCGTAGTGAAGGAGCGGATACTTTCTTTAATGATTTTTTCTCACCAAAAACCAACCTAAGAGAATTTGTTATCAGGTACGATCAAGCATTAACTAAGATAGTGGAAACTGAAATTGCAGAAGATTATATATCGGAGCACAAGGATCGTCTTATCAATGAGAATAATCTAATTTTGAAGCATGCTGCAACCATTTATACTCGTAACATTTTCGATAGGTTTCGTGCAAAATTTGTGGATTCAATTTGCTTTAGGTCTGAAGAGATAGAAGGCAAGGGGAATTTCAAAATATATTTAGTCAAAGCTAATGAAGGACCTGCAAAATTTACTGTGAAGTTGTTGCTAGATTCGCTGAAAGAATACTGTATTTGTCAGTATTTTGAGTTTATGGGATTACCTTGCAAACACATTTTGCGAGTGTTTAATAGACTTGAAATTGATGAGATTCCATCGCATTTCATTGTAAAGCGTTGGTTGAAATGTGCAAATTTGTTCAGAGTGATGGATGAAACTACCACATGGGATAAATATGGGTGTGCTGAAGCACTTAGGCTCACACATTTATGTCGACTATCAACAAAAGTGTGGTTTGATGCTTCAAAATGTGATGGTCTATACAAAATGGCACTTGAAGGGATAGAAACAATTGCTACACAACTGGCACAAGAATTACGTAAAAGAGAACAGAATATTGACGACGTTGTTGATCAAGTCGAAACTTCAAATATTGCAGACCAAACCGAGAAAGTTCAAATTCAGGATCCACAAGTATGA
- the LOC113294152 gene encoding protein NRT1/ PTR FAMILY 1.2-like: MTLSQNSIPVLQAKTMNRHITTNFEIPTGSFALFTITTLTILVAFYDQVIVPILAKYTGKPNGISATIRMVFGLLLSCIAMAVAGIVERIRRRNSVEENFSISALWLVPQFCLIGLAEAFNAIGQIEFYYRQLPKSMSSVAVAFFTLGTAFSGLLGGLIISVVDKVTKSSDSKESWVSSNPNLGHYDYYYWYLTFLSVVNLFYFVICCWCAGPCGEEENTRASDDGAEVNEGMLENS; this comes from the coding sequence ATGACACTCTCACAGAACTCCATTCCAGTTCTCCAAGCAAAAACCATGAATCGGCACATAACCACTAACTTTGAAATTCCAACAGGGTCCTTTGCCTTGTTCACAATTACTACGTTAACAATATTGGTAGCATTTTATGATCAAGTAATTGTCCCCATACTTGCAAAGTACACTGGAAAGCCAAATGGGATCAGTGCAACAATAAGAATGGTTTTCGGATTACTGCTCTCATGCATAGCCATGGCTGTTGCAGGAATAGTAGAACGCATTCGCAGAAGAAATTCAGTCGAAGAGAACTTTTCCATATCGGCACTATGGTTAGTGCCACAATTTTGTTTGATTGGTTTAGCGGAGGCTTTTAATGCAATTGGACAAATAGAATTTTATTACAGGCAGCTTCCAAAGAGCATGTCTAGCGTTGCAGTGGCATTTTTCACATTGGGTACAGCTTTTTCGGGTTTGTTAGGGGGTTTAATCATAAGTGTTGTTGATAAAGTTACCAAGAGTAGTGATAGCAAAGAGAGTTGGGTGTCCAgtaaccctaatttgggtcactATGATTACTATTATTGGTATCTTACTTTCTTGAGTGTCGTCAACCTTTTCTACTTTGTAATTTGTTGTTGGTGCGCTGGGCCATGTGGAGAAGAGGAAAATACTAGGGCTTCTGATGATGGAGCAGAAGTTAATGAAGGGATGTTGGAAAACTCTTAG